In Bacillus cytotoxicus NVH 391-98, the following are encoded in one genomic region:
- a CDS encoding S-layer homology domain-containing protein: protein MNFKKILMTGAIVAATTFTSIGNAQAQITFSDLPNHHWAYKAIIELANKNIVFGYGDGNFGLGDEVTREQVAALMFRHFKPAEKEYYHNPYKDVSNHSTIFKKEILALTEMGIFAGDEKGMFRPKDSLTREEMAQILTRAFQLDVRSEHTFSDVDRKSWANDAISAVQSNRITNGTGNGMYAPKMHVSREQYVQFLYNATLPFEKRPVANPVVKPETKPNRFANCKEANAAGIYDITKESPYYGKHLDRDGDGIACERKKAGK, encoded by the coding sequence ATGAACTTCAAAAAAATATTGATGACAGGTGCAATTGTTGCCGCAACGACATTCACATCTATTGGAAATGCACAGGCACAAATTACTTTTTCAGATCTTCCGAATCATCACTGGGCGTACAAAGCGATTATCGAATTAGCAAATAAAAATATTGTTTTTGGATATGGAGATGGAAATTTTGGATTGGGAGATGAGGTAACGCGTGAACAAGTTGCAGCTCTTATGTTCCGTCATTTCAAACCAGCGGAAAAAGAATATTATCATAACCCTTATAAAGATGTGAGCAATCATTCAACTATATTTAAAAAAGAAATTTTAGCTTTAACAGAAATGGGTATTTTTGCAGGAGACGAAAAAGGAATGTTTAGGCCCAAAGACTCGCTAACTCGTGAAGAAATGGCGCAAATTTTAACAAGGGCGTTTCAATTAGACGTAAGGTCAGAGCATACTTTTTCAGACGTAGATAGAAAATCATGGGCAAATGATGCGATTAGTGCTGTGCAGTCCAATCGTATTACTAATGGAACAGGCAATGGTATGTATGCACCAAAAATGCATGTAAGTCGTGAACAATATGTGCAGTTCTTATATAATGCGACATTACCCTTTGAAAAAAGACCAGTTGCAAATCCAGTCGTGAAACCAGAAACAAAGCCGAACCGCTTTGCGAACTGTAAAGAAGCAAACGCTGCTGGTATTTATGATATTACGAAAGAGAGCCCGTATTACGGCAAGCATTTAGACCGAGATGGTGATGGCATTGCTTGTGAACGAAAGAAAGCAGGAAAATAA
- a CDS encoding YdcF family protein, whose amino-acid sequence MIIFGMIPLILFIIFLYSYLKDPRKIINGFLFNTFFCSFLVFCLIVAFQFDNENIHWILVMPFLAFILMLPFGIIALVIGLFLNAKTLMKKEGRRFSNCLTLFLGIFILLWILLAIFDPASLFSSHFQPIFGAISLIILYFFIHVLNFFTAYLLYQFNRPKYNQDFIIVLGSGLIRDKVPPLLASRIHKAIDFYHKQAAVASPPTIIFSGGQGPDENLPEAEAMQKYAVEQGIPIEHTVQENRSVNTYQNMLFSKQIMDSLKPDGNYNSIFATNNFHLFRAGLYAKQAGLNSQGIGSKTAFYYWPNALIREYIAIVVMGKKRHIKVVGVILGFAIFLTVLSFIFH is encoded by the coding sequence TTGATTATTTTTGGGATGATTCCTCTTATTTTATTCATTATTTTTCTTTATTCTTATTTAAAAGATCCAAGAAAAATAATAAACGGCTTTTTATTTAATACTTTTTTCTGTTCATTTCTCGTTTTTTGTCTTATTGTCGCTTTTCAATTTGATAATGAAAACATACATTGGATTCTTGTAATGCCTTTTTTAGCTTTTATACTGATGTTACCTTTCGGCATAATTGCATTAGTAATAGGACTATTTCTTAATGCAAAAACATTAATGAAAAAAGAAGGACGACGCTTTTCTAATTGTTTAACACTCTTTTTAGGTATATTCATTTTACTATGGATACTACTGGCTATTTTTGACCCGGCAAGCTTGTTTTCTTCTCATTTTCAACCTATATTCGGCGCAATTTCGCTCATTATTTTGTACTTTTTTATACATGTTCTAAATTTCTTCACTGCCTATCTTCTTTATCAATTTAATAGGCCAAAATACAATCAAGATTTCATTATCGTTCTCGGCAGTGGGTTAATTCGTGATAAAGTTCCACCACTACTAGCAAGCCGTATTCATAAAGCAATTGATTTCTATCATAAGCAAGCTGCAGTTGCTTCACCACCTACAATTATTTTCTCCGGTGGACAAGGACCTGATGAAAACCTTCCTGAAGCTGAAGCAATGCAAAAATATGCTGTGGAACAAGGAATTCCGATTGAACATACAGTGCAAGAAAACCGATCAGTTAATACGTACCAAAACATGCTGTTCTCAAAGCAAATTATGGATTCATTAAAACCAGACGGAAATTACAACAGCATCTTTGCAACAAATAACTTCCACCTATTTCGCGCTGGTTTATATGCCAAACAAGCTGGTCTAAATAGCCAAGGAATTGGTTCAAAAACGGCTTTTTATTATTGGCCAAACGCATTGATTCGTGAATATATCGCAATTGTTGTCATGGGGAAAAAGCGCCATATAAAAGTTGTAGGGGTTATTTTAGGATTTGCGATATTCTTGACTGTTCTAAGTTTTATATTTCATTAA
- a CDS encoding DUF4247 domain-containing protein: protein MSNRLFTMIKSLGIATFVIIGILIVAGYILLGEGNEQSIQDRYPLESVAKDGKQESYVYRAANKTVPQVAKELVDEKEPKQVSKEDENQMFLVYSDEIYNLQKDKEKPSDTLIEISNKEFVRQNYQPSFLQGYIVGSILNDIFGSYKSSRGDYRGYNDRQNHKPVIPERPPTKEEKKTPPPITKEGKGSIIKRSDKIDSKPSVGDQGSITKKENKKVPPSTGKKGTITKSPGGNSSDVKPKSSIKTPPKNTSPPKTRVGGAGKITKRR from the coding sequence ATGTCAAACCGATTGTTTACCATGATTAAATCGCTCGGTATTGCTACTTTTGTAATTATTGGAATACTTATAGTTGCTGGCTACATATTATTGGGAGAGGGAAATGAACAGTCCATTCAAGACCGCTACCCATTAGAATCAGTTGCAAAAGATGGTAAGCAAGAATCATATGTATATAGGGCTGCAAACAAAACAGTTCCTCAGGTTGCAAAGGAATTGGTAGATGAAAAAGAGCCAAAGCAAGTGTCAAAAGAAGACGAAAATCAAATGTTTCTTGTGTATTCTGATGAGATTTATAACCTTCAAAAAGATAAAGAAAAACCATCGGATACACTGATTGAAATTAGCAATAAAGAATTTGTTCGCCAAAATTATCAACCATCTTTTTTACAAGGGTATATTGTCGGAAGTATTTTAAATGATATATTTGGTTCGTATAAATCGTCGCGTGGTGATTATCGCGGATATAATGATAGACAAAATCATAAGCCAGTTATCCCGGAAAGACCGCCTACAAAAGAGGAAAAGAAAACACCACCGCCTATTACAAAAGAGGGAAAAGGGTCGATTATTAAAAGAAGTGATAAAATTGATTCCAAACCATCTGTAGGAGATCAAGGAAGTATTACGAAAAAAGAGAATAAGAAAGTTCCACCATCTACAGGAAAGAAAGGAACAATTACAAAATCACCAGGTGGTAATAGCTCAGATGTGAAGCCCAAATCATCGATTAAAACTCCGCCAAAGAATACATCTCCCCCTAAAACACGGGTTGGTGGTGCAGGGAAAATTACGAAAAGAAGATAG
- a CDS encoding DUF4178 domain-containing protein, with the protein MSLFKRIKNIIKSPEPAKPERSLLTLAPGDMIEVSLIMYELIGKTSMHSRNEIVLTLQDGKTIRYLKIENRESTYYKLYTPIDGRLDSIDEIPTTIEMDGIDYHLEEHYSGRAVVMGKTPFAVSDEQYVWEFQSDNRKLLRIEWQDGRTMMYEGEAILSADVQIIRAT; encoded by the coding sequence ATGAGTTTATTTAAGCGAATTAAAAATATAATAAAAAGTCCAGAACCTGCTAAACCAGAACGATCGTTATTAACGTTAGCTCCTGGAGATATGATTGAAGTTTCATTAATAATGTATGAATTAATTGGAAAAACAAGCATGCATTCTCGTAATGAAATTGTATTAACGTTGCAGGATGGGAAAACGATTCGTTATTTAAAAATTGAAAATCGTGAAAGTACGTATTATAAATTATATACACCGATTGACGGGCGTTTAGATTCGATAGATGAGATTCCAACAACAATTGAAATGGATGGTATCGATTATCATCTAGAAGAGCACTATAGTGGACGTGCTGTTGTCATGGGAAAAACACCGTTTGCTGTTTCAGATGAGCAATATGTATGGGAATTTCAATCCGATAATCGAAAATTACTTCGTATTGAATGGCAAGATGGACGCACAATGATGTATGAGGGAGAAGCAATTCTTTCTGCGGATGTACAAATTATAAGGGCAACATAA
- a CDS encoding DUF350 domain-containing protein: MTWMNVLAMFVWTGASAILLFTLMWIDSIFTKYNDVAEMKKGNIAVTTRFIMKLFAQGYILSQSITKSNDLWQALLASVVSFVILLVVEMLIELILRKIMGLDLEEGTKQGHVSHALLAGSLHIVGALILAACL, from the coding sequence ATGACGTGGATGAATGTGTTAGCGATGTTTGTCTGGACAGGAGCAAGCGCTATTCTTTTATTTACACTGATGTGGATTGATTCTATTTTTACAAAATATAATGATGTAGCAGAAATGAAAAAAGGAAATATAGCTGTGACAACACGATTTATTATGAAATTATTTGCACAAGGATATATTTTGTCGCAATCGATTACAAAATCAAATGATTTATGGCAAGCACTTTTAGCCTCAGTTGTATCATTTGTCATTTTATTAGTTGTAGAGATGTTGATTGAATTGATCTTAAGAAAAATAATGGGATTAGATTTAGAAGAAGGAACAAAGCAAGGGCATGTTTCGCACGCTTTATTAGCGGGCTCATTACATATTGTTGGAGCACTTATTTTAGCAGCTTGTCTATAA
- a CDS encoding PspA/IM30 family protein → MSLFKRLRDLTMSNVYALIEKAEDPVKMTDQYLRDMQEDVQEAEKSVAAQIALEKKFKLLFEEQEALVKKREEQAHMAVQANNIDLARRALEEKQSAEQKMNEYKASYEQNKAAADNLRAKLEEMRKQLTELKNKRETLVARVNAAKAQKSINQAMSGFDANTAKAGLSRMEEKALQLEAEAEASGEIYKKEKSLDEEFAALNKNSAVEDELARIMKQYEK, encoded by the coding sequence ATGTCTTTATTTAAGCGATTAAGGGATCTAACGATGTCAAATGTGTACGCACTCATTGAAAAAGCGGAAGATCCAGTTAAGATGACGGATCAATATTTACGTGATATGCAAGAGGATGTACAAGAAGCTGAGAAGAGTGTAGCAGCTCAAATTGCGCTTGAGAAAAAGTTTAAATTATTATTTGAAGAGCAAGAAGCACTTGTTAAAAAACGTGAAGAACAAGCGCATATGGCTGTTCAAGCAAACAATATTGATCTTGCGCGTCGCGCTTTAGAAGAGAAGCAAAGTGCAGAGCAAAAAATGAATGAATATAAAGCAAGTTATGAACAAAATAAAGCGGCTGCGGATAACCTTCGTGCTAAATTAGAAGAAATGCGCAAGCAATTAACAGAATTGAAAAATAAACGTGAAACGCTTGTTGCGCGTGTAAATGCAGCCAAAGCACAAAAAAGTATCAATCAAGCAATGTCTGGATTCGATGCTAATACTGCAAAAGCGGGGCTTAGCCGCATGGAAGAAAAAGCTCTTCAATTAGAAGCAGAAGCAGAGGCAAGCGGTGAAATTTATAAAAAAGAAAAGTCGTTAGATGAGGAATTTGCAGCTTTAAATAAAAACTCAGCTGTAGAGGACGAATTAGCGCGTATTATGAAGCAGTACGAGAAGTAA
- a CDS encoding FeoB-associated Cys-rich membrane protein, with protein sequence MIVNIVIGAVIFGYAGYTLFRFVKRSKKGKCAACSLNQSCQSKTCSPNRNHTVNK encoded by the coding sequence ATGATAGTCAATATTGTTATTGGTGCTGTCATTTTTGGTTATGCAGGATATACGTTATTTCGTTTTGTAAAGAGAAGTAAAAAAGGAAAATGTGCGGCATGTTCTTTAAATCAATCTTGTCAGTCGAAAACTTGTAGTCCGAATAGGAATCATACTGTGAATAAATAA